In a single window of the Chondrocystis sp. NIES-4102 genome:
- a CDS encoding peptidase M50 translates to MNGNIRIGNLFGIPFFINPSWFLVLGLVTWSYGSNLTQFPELTGVMPWFLGLVAALLLFSSVLAHELGHSFVAIAQGIPVKSITLFIFGGLATLEKESETPLQAFSVAIAGPLVSILLFGLFSLMAATLPLTLPLKAIISLVAYINLVLALFNMIPGLPLDGGNVLKSLVWKITNNPNKGVIFAGRVGQVIGWLAISLGILSIVGISQIGSFWTLLIGIFLLQNAGFAAQSATVQDKLSQYQAQDAVIADSPIVSNDLSVREFVNEYVIGKERWKKFLVVDENRQLLGAIATEALKQIPTSQWNEIYIHELVKPIPTEDLIAADTSLLEVAKMIETRNALEFVVVNETGNVLGLLEKASIINLMAQQQLKSKQSDVSSIEDSQEVVVQSKS, encoded by the coding sequence ATGAACGGCAACATTCGGATAGGTAATTTATTTGGAATTCCTTTTTTTATTAATCCTTCTTGGTTTTTAGTATTAGGGTTAGTAACTTGGAGTTATGGGTCTAATTTAACTCAGTTTCCTGAACTGACTGGGGTAATGCCCTGGTTTCTTGGTTTAGTGGCTGCTTTATTGCTGTTTTCTTCAGTATTAGCTCATGAATTAGGTCACAGTTTTGTGGCGATCGCCCAAGGAATCCCCGTTAAATCTATTACCCTATTTATTTTTGGTGGTTTAGCTACTTTAGAAAAAGAATCGGAAACTCCATTACAAGCGTTTTCAGTAGCGATCGCAGGACCCTTGGTAAGCATCTTACTGTTTGGTTTATTTTCTCTAATGGCAGCCACTTTACCTTTAACTTTACCCCTCAAGGCAATTATTTCTCTGGTGGCATATATTAATTTAGTTTTAGCACTATTTAATATGATTCCAGGTTTACCCCTCGATGGTGGTAATGTACTTAAATCCCTTGTTTGGAAAATTACAAATAATCCTAATAAAGGAGTTATCTTTGCAGGTAGAGTTGGTCAAGTAATTGGTTGGTTGGCAATTTCTTTAGGAATTTTATCTATTGTAGGTATTAGTCAAATAGGTAGTTTCTGGACTTTATTAATTGGCATATTTTTATTACAGAATGCTGGTTTTGCAGCTCAGTCAGCAACAGTTCAAGATAAATTAAGTCAATATCAAGCACAAGATGCTGTAATTGCTGATAGCCCCATAGTTAGTAATGATCTTAGTGTTCGAGAATTTGTTAATGAATATGTAATTGGTAAAGAGCGTTGGAAGAAATTCTTAGTAGTAGATGAAAATCGCCAACTATTGGGTGCGATCGCAACCGAAGCTTTAAAACAAATTCCTACTTCCCAATGGAATGAGATTTATATTCATGAGTTGGTTAAACCCATCCCCACAGAAGATCTTATTGCTGCAGATACTTCTTTATTGGAAGTTGCCAAAATGATCGAAACTAGAAATGCTCTTGAATTTGTGGTAGTTAACGAAACTGGAAATGTCTTAGGTTTACTTGAAAAAGCTTCGATTATCAACTTGATGGCACAGCAGCAATTAAAATCTAAACAATCTGACGTTTCATCAATTGAAGACTCTCAAGAAGTGGTTGTACAAAGTAAAAGTTAA
- a CDS encoding aldo/keto reductase gives MKTLQTQGQKAIPQLGQGTWRMGEKDSQKQIEIDALKLGIDLGMTLIDTAEMYGEGGAEKIVASAISGRRDEIYLVSKFYPYNASYEGVIKACDRSLSRLKTDRLDLYLLHWRGSVPLSETLKGLQYLKQAGKILDYGVSNFDTDDMEEAASLPGGKEIITNQVLYNLKRRGIEWDLLPWCKERNIPIMAYSPIEQRAFVNDSKLNKIAAKYNVTSTQIALSWLLHQDNVIAIPKATKSNHVRENHAALSIELTQEDREQLDLIYKPPTRKTSLAMR, from the coding sequence ATGAAAACTCTACAGACGCAAGGGCAAAAAGCAATCCCCCAACTCGGACAAGGAACATGGCGCATGGGAGAAAAAGATAGTCAAAAGCAAATAGAGATAGATGCACTCAAACTGGGAATAGATTTGGGAATGACGTTAATAGATACTGCGGAAATGTACGGTGAAGGTGGTGCGGAAAAGATAGTCGCCTCAGCTATTTCTGGACGTAGAGACGAGATATATTTAGTCAGTAAATTTTATCCTTATAATGCCAGTTACGAGGGGGTAATTAAAGCTTGCGATCGCTCTTTATCCAGACTGAAAACCGATCGCCTAGATTTGTATTTACTTCATTGGCGAGGTTCAGTGCCATTATCGGAAACTTTGAAAGGTTTGCAGTATCTTAAACAAGCAGGAAAAATTTTAGACTATGGCGTAAGTAACTTTGATACAGATGATATGGAAGAAGCAGCATCTTTACCTGGAGGAAAAGAAATAATTACTAATCAAGTGCTTTACAACCTAAAACGTCGCGGTATTGAATGGGATTTATTACCCTGGTGCAAAGAGCGTAATATTCCTATTATGGCTTATTCTCCTATCGAGCAAAGAGCTTTTGTTAATGATTCTAAGTTAAATAAGATTGCAGCCAAGTATAATGTAACATCTACTCAAATAGCCCTTAGTTGGTTATTGCATCAAGATAATGTAATTGCTATTCCCAAAGCTACCAAGAGTAATCATGTCAGAGAAAATCACGCAGCATTATCTATAGAGTTAACGCAAGAAGACCGAGAGCAGTTAGATCTAATATACAAGCCTCCTACCCGTAAAACATCTCTAGCAATGAGATAA
- a CDS encoding amino acid adenylation domain-containing protein yields MNQNLLPVYRHFEQYAQQSPNSVAITFASKQITYGELNFKANQLANYLISLKVKPQDCIGVLVEPGFEILVAILAIHKLNGIYLPIDPEFPLARIKSIVEQAKPAIILCASQKGITVETSLSSLNINTVDLPSLDLSSYETNNLNYDCPLDSISHIFFTSGTTGTPKGVVSSHQNLIHYLFSAQAKYHFKAEDSFLSATRFTFSISLFMLLLPLVSGGRVEMITQEELLEPSLLAKAIEQSTFFHLGPSILRIFLDFLEQQPKLETQSRFAHVKHASSGGDMIPPSILNRLNQIFTNAEVYAIYGSSEISCMGCTYFVPRNLNLKQTLVGKPFDNVQLRVLDTQQKDVAVGIKGEIYFAGAGITSGYLNLPQLTQEKYILLDGQRFYRTGDLGCLTAEGDLQVLGRSDFQVQIRGQRIELADIEANLNLHPGIINSVVVAKEDHNQEQQLVAYFITIRDFRLTQQELRNFLVELLPQYMIPSQFILLEQFPLTFNGKVDRQALQALKQTKTESKVAPRSELEKQLVNIWAEVLHLQIEDISIEDNFFALGGHSLLATQVISRIRDSLQVEISLRSLFELVTIAQLAPKIEVAQTVSSLEPISLLTDRSQMPLSLAQQRLWILYQIESQSSAYNIPLALELKGKVDIKILKSAIAEIVSRHEVLRTRIQVIEEIPYQVVEPEVTIELAIIDLQALPELPKQAEYQRLATIETDRYFNLTEDFLLRTTLVQLTTNTQVLLVTMHHIISDGWSLEVFTQELASIYTALMTQQAISLPSLPFQYGDFAHWHRQWSESTIFSTQLAYWQQQLAALPTLLELPTDHPRPAVQSFSGRIKQFSLSPQLSKKLQQLSQQAGATLFMTLLTTFAALLSRYSNSQDIAIGSPIANRHRRELESLIGFFVNTLVLRTNLEGKPSFWELLGQVRQTTLDAYANQDVPFDKLVEVLQPERSLSHNPLFQVMFILQNHTATTKEMCDVTVTPLLVEQVTAQFDLTLSMTETSEGLTGFWQYNSDLFEPETIDRMTGHFEMLLTGITNCPEQPVANLPLLTTVERHQLLNQWNDTQKAYADEQCIHQLIEAQVARTPNEIAVVFEDQELTYAQLNCRVNQLARHLQQLGVKAETLVGVSLERSHLMLIALLAVLKAGGAYVPLDPNYPPDRLALMVEDSELAILLTTQASANVISDYSGKTICLDTQWSDIALNSGDNLASVAQPDNLAYIIYTSGSTGKPKGVQLEHRGVVNFLQSMQTEPGITHKDILLAVTSISFDIAVLELFLPLIVGAKVVIAAQQVTGDASQLLDLMLNSQATIMQATPATWRMLAAAKWEEVPRLKMLCGGEPLAPDLAQLMLQRCSSLWNVYGPTEATVWATIHEVKPDFDLIPIGHPLANTQVRILDAHGQLLPIGVAGEIHLGGVQLARGYLNRPELTQERFIFNATDGEQLERLYKTGDLGRYLPDGNVECLGRIDNQVKIRGFRIELGEIEANLALHPLVRNCVVVAREDVPGDKRIVAYIVAETNSIKGKELRQFLELSLPHYMIPSHFVILECFPLTPNGKIDRRALPAPLTSSATEIIAPRNELEQKLAEIWQQVLNVDSISVTDNFFDLGGHSLLAVALFEKIEQTFKRKIPLATLFKAPTIEQLGEILGSQTNNFWDCLVLLKTGDLTLTPLFLIHDADGEIMLYSGLSKYLTDNRPVYGIRPYSREGFPTLHTRIPDMANYYVQQIRKVQPQGPYLLGGLCAGGVLAFEIACQLQAQGEQVPFVGIIDAIDVEELNFHDYVITHRMSSLSEAISKKSQMSKAKQIIYLLNTLTKKLKNLIIYEASVKLEATKQKLKIMLFRYYLDRGLKLPQFCQNISVKNIYEKAREEYKPPTFRGKLTLWRAMGNTNAYLPFDDTAAILVSKDPYFGWGKRSTDGVESFDVPGGHSSMLQEPNVQILAEKMQAYIDFALTEQETIDGIDEVESDRSFAKTSR; encoded by the coding sequence ATGAACCAGAATTTACTTCCTGTTTATCGTCATTTTGAACAGTATGCCCAACAGTCTCCTAATTCAGTAGCAATAACTTTTGCATCCAAGCAAATAACCTACGGAGAATTAAATTTTAAGGCAAATCAGTTAGCCAATTATCTGATTAGTTTAAAAGTTAAACCACAAGACTGTATAGGTGTCTTAGTAGAACCAGGATTTGAAATTTTGGTGGCTATTTTGGCAATTCACAAACTTAATGGGATTTATCTACCTATTGATCCAGAATTTCCCCTTGCTAGAATCAAAAGTATAGTTGAGCAAGCAAAACCAGCGATTATCCTCTGTGCTAGTCAAAAAGGAATTACAGTTGAGACGAGTTTGAGTTCACTAAATATTAATACTGTTGATTTACCTTCTTTAGATTTATCATCATATGAAACCAATAATCTCAACTATGACTGTCCGCTAGACAGTATTTCTCATATATTTTTTACTTCAGGAACAACTGGTACTCCTAAAGGTGTAGTTTCATCTCATCAGAATTTAATCCACTATCTATTTTCTGCTCAGGCAAAGTATCATTTTAAGGCTGAAGATAGTTTCTTATCCGCTACTAGATTCACTTTCAGTATTAGTTTGTTTATGTTGCTATTGCCTCTAGTCTCTGGGGGACGGGTGGAAATGATTACCCAAGAGGAATTATTAGAGCCATCATTATTAGCGAAGGCAATTGAGCAGTCAACATTCTTTCATTTGGGGCCAAGTATATTAAGGATCTTCTTAGACTTTTTAGAGCAACAACCTAAGTTAGAAACACAGAGCAGATTTGCTCATGTAAAACACGCTTCAAGTGGTGGAGATATGATTCCACCTTCAATACTTAACCGCCTCAATCAAATTTTTACCAATGCCGAAGTATACGCAATTTATGGGTCTAGTGAAATAAGTTGTATGGGGTGTACCTATTTTGTACCTCGTAATTTAAATTTAAAACAAACTTTAGTAGGAAAGCCTTTTGATAATGTACAGTTACGAGTCTTAGATACTCAACAAAAAGATGTAGCTGTAGGAATTAAAGGTGAGATTTACTTTGCTGGGGCTGGAATTACTTCTGGGTATCTAAACCTACCTCAATTAACTCAAGAAAAATATATTTTACTCGATGGTCAACGCTTTTATCGCACAGGGGATTTAGGTTGCTTGACTGCTGAGGGAGACTTGCAAGTATTGGGACGTAGTGATTTTCAAGTTCAAATTCGTGGTCAAAGAATTGAATTAGCTGATATTGAAGCCAATTTAAATTTGCATCCAGGAATTATCAACTCTGTAGTGGTGGCGAAGGAAGACCACAACCAAGAGCAACAGTTAGTAGCCTACTTTATTACAATTAGAGATTTTAGATTAACTCAACAGGAATTACGGAATTTTCTGGTAGAGCTTCTGCCTCAATATATGATTCCTTCCCAGTTTATTTTGCTAGAACAGTTTCCTTTAACTTTTAATGGTAAAGTTGACCGTCAGGCATTACAAGCCTTAAAACAAACCAAAACAGAATCTAAGGTTGCTCCACGCAGTGAATTAGAAAAGCAGCTAGTGAATATTTGGGCTGAGGTGTTACACCTACAAATTGAGGATATCAGTATTGAAGATAACTTTTTTGCTTTAGGAGGGCATTCCCTATTAGCTACTCAAGTAATTTCTCGTATACGAGATAGTTTGCAAGTAGAAATATCCCTTAGAAGTTTATTTGAGTTGGTTACTATTGCTCAACTTGCTCCAAAAATTGAGGTAGCTCAAACAGTTAGTAGTTTAGAACCAATTTCTCTTTTAACAGATAGAAGTCAAATGCCTCTATCGTTGGCTCAACAACGACTATGGATTTTATATCAAATAGAATCACAAAGTTCTGCTTACAATATTCCCTTAGCTTTGGAATTGAAGGGAAAAGTAGATATCAAGATCCTCAAAAGTGCGATCGCTGAAATTGTCAGTCGTCATGAAGTGTTACGCACTAGAATTCAAGTAATTGAGGAGATTCCTTATCAAGTAGTTGAGCCTGAAGTTACCATTGAACTTGCGATAATTGACTTGCAAGCTCTACCCGAATTACCCAAGCAAGCAGAATATCAACGTCTAGCAACTATTGAAACAGACCGTTATTTTAATTTAACTGAAGATTTCTTATTACGTACTACATTGGTGCAATTAACTACTAACACCCAGGTTCTATTAGTGACAATGCACCATATCATTTCCGATGGTTGGTCTTTAGAGGTATTTACTCAAGAATTGGCTAGTATTTATACGGCTTTAATGACTCAGCAAGCAATTTCTTTACCATCATTACCTTTTCAATATGGCGACTTTGCTCATTGGCACAGACAATGGTCAGAATCTACAATATTTTCTACCCAGCTTGCTTATTGGCAGCAACAACTAGCTGCTTTACCAACCTTGTTGGAATTACCAACAGATCATCCTCGTCCTGCGGTACAATCTTTTTCTGGCAGAATCAAACAGTTTAGTTTAAGTCCTCAACTAAGTAAAAAATTACAACAACTCTCTCAACAAGCTGGGGCAACTCTGTTTATGACTTTGTTGACTACCTTTGCTGCTTTATTATCTCGCTATAGTAACTCCCAAGATATTGCGATCGGGTCTCCTATTGCCAATCGTCATCGTCGAGAGCTTGAATCTTTAATTGGTTTTTTTGTTAACACTTTGGTGTTACGTACTAATTTAGAAGGAAAACCCAGTTTTTGGGAATTATTGGGGCAGGTAAGACAAACAACGTTGGATGCTTATGCCAATCAAGATGTTCCATTCGATAAATTAGTAGAAGTATTACAACCTGAACGTAGTCTGAGTCATAATCCACTGTTTCAGGTGATGTTTATTTTACAGAATCATACTGCTACAACAAAGGAAATGTGTGATGTTACGGTAACTCCTTTATTGGTGGAACAAGTAACAGCACAATTCGACCTTACTTTGTCAATGACGGAAACCTCTGAAGGATTAACAGGATTTTGGCAATATAACAGTGATTTATTTGAGCCTGAAACTATTGATCGGATGACAGGGCATTTTGAGATGTTGCTAACAGGTATTACTAATTGTCCAGAACAACCAGTGGCTAACTTACCATTACTAACAACAGTAGAACGTCATCAATTGTTGAACCAATGGAATGATACTCAAAAAGCATATGCTGATGAGCAATGTATTCATCAACTAATTGAAGCCCAAGTAGCTCGTACTCCTAATGAGATTGCCGTAGTATTTGAAGACCAAGAATTAACTTATGCACAGTTGAATTGTAGGGTAAATCAGTTAGCAAGACACTTGCAACAATTAGGGGTTAAGGCAGAAACTCTAGTGGGAGTGAGTCTTGAGCGATCGCATTTGATGTTGATAGCTCTTTTGGCTGTTCTTAAAGCTGGTGGGGCTTATGTACCTCTAGATCCTAATTATCCTCCTGATCGTTTAGCTTTGATGGTGGAAGATTCAGAGTTAGCTATTTTATTAACCACACAAGCAAGTGCCAACGTGATCTCTGATTATTCAGGTAAAACGATTTGTTTGGATACACAATGGTCTGATATTGCCCTAAATTCGGGGGATAATCTAGCATCCGTAGCCCAGCCTGATAATTTGGCTTATATTATCTACACTTCAGGGTCAACAGGAAAACCTAAAGGAGTACAACTGGAACATCGAGGTGTTGTTAACTTTTTGCAATCAATGCAAACTGAGCCTGGAATTACTCATAAAGATATTCTTCTAGCTGTAACTAGTATCTCATTCGATATTGCAGTTTTAGAGTTATTTTTACCCTTAATTGTGGGAGCTAAAGTAGTTATTGCTGCTCAACAAGTAACTGGAGATGCTTCTCAATTACTAGACTTGATGTTGAATTCTCAAGCGACAATCATGCAAGCCACTCCTGCCACTTGGAGAATGTTAGCTGCTGCTAAATGGGAGGAAGTTCCAAGGTTAAAAATGCTTTGTGGTGGTGAACCATTAGCACCTGATTTAGCTCAACTAATGCTACAGCGATGTTCTTCGTTGTGGAATGTTTATGGCCCTACGGAGGCTACTGTTTGGGCAACAATTCATGAAGTTAAACCAGATTTTGATTTAATTCCTATCGGTCATCCTTTAGCAAATACTCAAGTTCGTATTTTAGATGCTCATGGACAGCTATTACCTATTGGTGTAGCAGGAGAAATTCATCTAGGAGGAGTACAATTAGCTCGTGGTTATCTAAATCGTCCAGAATTAACTCAAGAAAGATTTATTTTTAATGCTACTGACGGTGAGCAGTTGGAGCGATTATATAAAACTGGCGATTTGGGACGTTATCTACCCGATGGCAACGTCGAATGTTTAGGTCGTATTGATAATCAAGTCAAAATTCGCGGTTTTAGAATAGAACTTGGGGAAATTGAAGCTAATTTAGCCTTACATCCACTGGTGCGTAATTGTGTAGTTGTAGCAAGAGAAGATGTGCCTGGAGATAAGCGAATAGTAGCTTATATAGTTGCTGAGACAAATTCAATCAAGGGTAAAGAATTACGGCAATTTCTAGAGCTTTCTTTACCTCACTATATGATTCCCAGTCATTTTGTAATTTTAGAATGCTTCCCTCTGACTCCAAATGGAAAAATTGACCGACGTGCTTTACCTGCACCATTAACCTCATCCGCGACAGAAATTATTGCTCCACGCAATGAATTAGAGCAAAAATTAGCTGAAATTTGGCAGCAGGTATTAAATGTTGATTCCATTAGTGTTACCGATAACTTTTTCGATCTTGGTGGACATTCTCTATTAGCCGTTGCCTTGTTTGAGAAGATAGAGCAAACATTTAAGCGTAAAATACCCTTAGCAACGCTCTTTAAAGCCCCCACTATAGAGCAGTTGGGAGAAATACTTGGTTCACAAACAAATAATTTTTGGGACTGCTTAGTATTACTTAAGACAGGAGATTTAACTCTCACTCCTTTATTCTTAATTCACGATGCTGATGGTGAAATCATGCTGTATTCAGGTCTATCAAAATATCTTACAGATAATCGACCTGTATATGGAATTAGACCCTATAGCCGAGAAGGTTTTCCAACTCTGCATACTCGGATTCCTGATATGGCAAATTATTATGTGCAGCAGATACGTAAAGTTCAACCCCAAGGGCCCTATTTATTGGGTGGTTTATGCGCAGGTGGGGTATTGGCATTTGAAATAGCTTGTCAACTTCAAGCTCAAGGTGAACAAGTTCCTTTTGTCGGGATTATTGATGCGATCGATGTGGAAGAATTGAATTTCCATGATTATGTTATAACGCATCGGATGAGTAGCCTGTCAGAAGCTATAAGTAAAAAATCTCAAATGAGTAAAGCAAAGCAAATTATTTATCTGCTTAACACTTTAACTAAGAAACTTAAAAACTTAATAATTTATGAAGCTAGCGTCAAACTTGAGGCAACTAAGCAGAAATTAAAAATTATGCTGTTTAGATATTACTTGGATCGGGGATTAAAATTACCTCAATTTTGTCAAAATATTTCCGTCAAAAACATTTATGAAAAGGCACGGGAAGAATATAAACCACCAACTTTTAGGGGTAAATTAACCCTTTGGCGAGCTATGGGTAATACTAATGCCTATTTACCATTTGACGATACAGCAGCAATTCTCGTCTCAAAAGATCCTTATTTTGGTTGGGGTAAACGCTCAACTGATGGAGTTGAATCATTTGATGTTCCTGGGGGTCATTCTAGTATGCTTCAAGAACCTAATGTGCAAATTCTGGCAGAAAAAATGCAAGCTTATATCGATTTTGCCTTAACAGAACAAGAAACTATTGATGGGATAGATGAAGTTGAAAGCGATCGCTCGTTTGCTAAGACATCTAGATAA
- a CDS encoding family 2 glycosyl transferase, protein MFTPTQLHNANSLLVVIVNYRTPKLTINCLHSLITEVKALPDVKVTVVDNASGDDSIEQINTAIETEGWQEWITLLPSPHNGGYAFGNNLAIQPALTSSNPPSYFYLLNPDTEVRPGALKTLLDFMIQQPEVGIAGSSLEVEAGKVWPIAFRFPTILSELDAGLRLGIISKLLSNWIVSRPMGNEVCQVDWLPGASMMIRREVFDSVGLMDEKYFLYYEETDYCLQAKKAGWSCWYVPQSRVMHIAGQSTGVSEKTSKNKPLPKYLFESRRRYFVKNHGWLYAALTDAVWILSFSFWRVRRLIQRKPDIDPQNYLRDFIRHSVLFKPVWQASK, encoded by the coding sequence ATGTTTACTCCAACCCAACTACATAATGCTAATTCTCTATTAGTTGTTATTGTTAACTATCGTACTCCTAAGCTGACAATTAATTGCCTACATTCCTTAATTACTGAGGTTAAGGCTTTACCTGATGTCAAAGTTACTGTTGTTGATAATGCTTCAGGTGATGATTCTATAGAACAAATTAATACGGCAATTGAAACCGAGGGTTGGCAAGAATGGATCACTCTGCTTCCTTCGCCACATAATGGTGGATACGCATTTGGTAATAATTTAGCTATTCAACCTGCTTTAACCTCTTCAAATCCACCATCTTATTTTTATCTGCTTAATCCCGATACTGAAGTACGCCCAGGTGCGCTTAAAACCCTATTGGATTTTATGATCCAGCAGCCAGAGGTCGGAATTGCTGGTAGTAGTTTGGAAGTTGAGGCAGGTAAGGTATGGCCTATCGCTTTTCGTTTTCCCACTATCTTAAGTGAATTAGATGCGGGTTTACGTCTTGGTATAATTTCTAAACTTTTGTCCAATTGGATTGTCTCTCGTCCTATGGGTAATGAGGTATGTCAGGTTGATTGGCTACCAGGGGCAAGTATGATGATTCGGCGTGAGGTATTTGATTCAGTAGGACTGATGGATGAGAAGTATTTTCTTTATTATGAGGAAACTGATTATTGTTTACAGGCAAAAAAAGCAGGTTGGTCTTGTTGGTATGTCCCCCAAAGTCGAGTTATGCATATTGCAGGGCAAAGTACAGGGGTAAGTGAAAAGACTTCTAAAAATAAACCTTTACCGAAATATCTTTTTGAATCAAGACGAAGATATTTTGTCAAAAATCATGGCTGGTTGTATGCAGCTTTAACTGATGCTGTTTGGATTTTAAGTTTTAGTTTTTGGAGAGTTAGACGCTTAATTCAACGTAAACCAGATATAGATCCTCAAAATTATCTTAGGGATTTTATTCGTCATAGTGTTTTATTCAAACCCGTTTGGCAAGCATCAAAGTAA
- a CDS encoding 4-(cytidine 5'-diphospho)-2-C-methyl-D-erythritol kinase, translating into MYSYSLIAPAKINLHLEIIGDRPDGFHELVMILQSIELADQIDIQSSDTPDIYISCNHPQVPTDETNLAYRAAQLMCDLFPQVYANYGGVKIKIHKHIPVAAGLAGGSGNAAAVLVGINLMWNLGLTQPELQELAAKLGSDIPFCIGGGTAIATGRGEKLDALQDLDNIWVVLAKYDNLSVSTPWAYNTYRQQYSDSYVTDLAGIRSRTSQLHSSPLVKAIQHKNSQQIGKLLYNDLEKVVLPAYSQVAALKTAFANQDVLGTMMSGSGPTVFALCDSQTKAIAIEQQVRNQISDPQLNFWVTKLSSEGIHLKH; encoded by the coding sequence ATGTATTCCTACTCTTTAATTGCACCAGCTAAAATTAATCTTCATCTTGAAATAATTGGCGACCGTCCTGATGGTTTTCATGAATTAGTGATGATTTTACAAAGTATTGAATTAGCCGATCAAATCGACATTCAATCTAGTGATACTCCCGATATTTATATTAGTTGCAATCATCCACAAGTTCCTACAGACGAAACTAATCTTGCTTATCGGGCTGCCCAATTGATGTGTGATCTCTTCCCCCAAGTTTATGCTAATTATGGGGGAGTTAAAATTAAAATTCATAAGCACATTCCTGTAGCAGCAGGTTTAGCAGGGGGTTCAGGTAATGCAGCAGCAGTTTTAGTTGGCATTAATTTAATGTGGAATTTAGGACTTACTCAACCTGAATTACAAGAATTAGCAGCTAAATTGGGTTCAGATATTCCTTTTTGTATTGGGGGAGGAACTGCGATCGCTACTGGTAGAGGTGAAAAGCTTGATGCACTCCAAGATTTAGATAATATTTGGGTGGTTTTGGCTAAATATGATAATCTGAGCGTTTCGACTCCTTGGGCATATAATACCTATCGTCAGCAATACAGTGATTCTTATGTTACTGATTTAGCTGGTATTCGTTCTCGAACTTCCCAACTTCATTCTAGCCCTCTAGTTAAAGCTATTCAACACAAAAATAGCCAACAAATCGGCAAACTTCTTTATAATGACTTGGAAAAAGTAGTCTTACCTGCTTATTCTCAAGTAGCAGCTTTGAAAACAGCTTTTGCTAATCAAGATGTTTTGGGTACAATGATGTCTGGATCAGGTCCTACGGTATTCGCCCTTTGTGATTCTCAAACAAAAGCGATCGCCATAGAACAACAAGTAAGAAATCAGATCTCAGACCCCCAATTAAATTTCTGGGTAACTAAGCTTAGTAGTGAGGGAATTCATCTCAAACACTAG